A single region of the Pirellulales bacterium genome encodes:
- a CDS encoding pyridoxal phosphate-dependent aminotransferase — MAMQISHIVSALEPSATLAMAAKAKELAAAGKKVYDFSVGEPDFTTPPHICAAADAAIAAGHTHYTVASGIPELKKAIVKTYKQRTGLEYQPAQVVVSNGAKHSLHNVFAALCNPGDEVIIPAPYWVSYAELVKLTGSKPVILQTAETNDFKLTPAQLQAAITPRTTILLVCSPSNPTGSVYSPEELAALADVVLQHNLLVVSDEIYEHLIYGNHRFKSFPTVRPGLVERTVVVNGVSKSYAMTGWRIGWTLSPTNVAKAMADLQSQETSNPCSISQYAAAAALEGPQQCVRDMHAEFSMRRDFVRSRLARIPGVSVPEMAGAFYAFVNIKQHLGGTYSGVKCANSAQWCLALLEQQNVGTVMGSAFGAEGYVRISYAASMADLEAGLDRIAAFIAGAKK; from the coding sequence ATGGCGATGCAGATTTCACATATCGTTTCCGCCTTGGAACCCTCCGCCACGTTGGCGATGGCCGCCAAAGCCAAGGAGCTGGCTGCCGCCGGAAAGAAGGTGTACGACTTCAGCGTGGGCGAGCCCGATTTCACTACGCCCCCGCACATTTGCGCGGCCGCCGATGCGGCCATCGCGGCCGGCCACACGCATTACACCGTTGCCAGCGGCATTCCGGAATTGAAAAAAGCAATTGTCAAAACTTACAAGCAGCGCACCGGCCTGGAATACCAGCCGGCCCAAGTAGTGGTTTCCAACGGGGCTAAACATTCCCTGCACAATGTTTTTGCCGCGCTGTGCAATCCGGGCGATGAAGTCATTATTCCGGCCCCCTATTGGGTCAGCTATGCAGAATTGGTGAAGCTCACCGGCTCGAAGCCCGTCATCCTGCAAACAGCCGAGACTAACGATTTCAAACTGACGCCCGCTCAACTGCAAGCGGCGATTACTCCGCGCACGACCATCCTCCTGGTTTGTTCTCCCAGCAATCCCACCGGCAGCGTCTACTCGCCGGAGGAGTTGGCCGCACTGGCTGACGTAGTTCTCCAGCACAATTTGCTGGTTGTGAGCGACGAAATCTATGAACACTTGATTTACGGCAACCATCGCTTCAAAAGCTTCCCCACGGTGCGGCCGGGCTTGGTGGAGCGCACTGTGGTGGTGAACGGCGTAAGCAAATCGTACGCCATGACCGGCTGGCGCATCGGCTGGACCTTATCACCCACAAACGTGGCCAAGGCCATGGCCGATTTACAAAGCCAGGAAACCTCGAATCCATGCAGCATCAGTCAGTATGCGGCGGCGGCGGCCCTGGAAGGTCCGCAACAATGCGTCCGCGACATGCACGCAGAATTTTCCATGCGACGCGATTTTGTCCGCAGCCGGCTGGCCAGAATCCCGGGCGTAAGCGTTCCGGAAATGGCCGGCGCCTTTTACGCCTTTGTAAACATCAAGCAGCATTTAGGCGGCACTTACAGCGGCGTAAAATGCGCCAACTCGGCCCAATGGTGCCTGGCGCTGTTGGAACAGCAAAATGTGGGGACGGTAATGGGCTCGGCCTTCGGGGCGGAAGGATACGTCCGCATCTCCTACGCCGCCAGCATGGCCGACCTGGAAGCTGGCCTGGATCGAATCGCCGCTTTCATTGCCGGCGCGAAAAAATAG
- a CDS encoding DEAD/DEAH box helicase, with protein sequence MLAALAAAEYSQPTPIQAGLIPRALAGVDVLGQARTGTGKTAAFAIPILEQLDLGKKHPGPQALVLVPTRELAVQVREEVIKLSHGRKVHAVALYGGKPIKGQIEKLRRGVEVVIGTPGRVLDHLARGTLGLRDLKMVVLDEADRMLDIGFRPDIEKILRNCPQSRQTLLLSATVPPPVERLAKRYMRDPEVQNFSPKDVAVETIEQFYFTVDANRKFELLEKLLQREQPRQAIIFCRTKRGTEKVYQRLSKKLSEAATIHGDLHQGARDRVMAAFRAGEVRYLVATDVVGRGIDVSGISHIINYDLPQFCDDYVHRVGRTGRMGREGVAYSFVTPEEGNELTRIEMRINRLLHRDEMPGISNAGKPADTTGIPAHSGPVQWRPGGGWGNSQEEYSQPSAGAAATEAANASEAGAAGTGSEPKSASPPPAAAAKPATKRYRRAL encoded by the coding sequence ATGCTGGCGGCGCTGGCTGCTGCGGAATACTCGCAACCGACGCCAATTCAGGCCGGCTTGATTCCACGGGCCTTGGCCGGAGTTGACGTGCTGGGCCAAGCCCGTACCGGGACCGGAAAAACGGCGGCGTTCGCCATACCGATATTAGAGCAGCTTGATTTGGGGAAAAAACATCCCGGTCCGCAAGCGCTGGTGTTGGTACCGACGCGCGAACTGGCCGTGCAAGTGCGCGAAGAAGTCATCAAGCTGTCGCATGGGCGCAAAGTGCATGCGGTGGCCTTATACGGCGGCAAGCCGATCAAGGGGCAAATCGAAAAACTTCGCCGCGGCGTGGAAGTGGTCATCGGCACTCCGGGAAGGGTGCTGGACCATTTGGCGCGGGGCACTTTGGGACTGCGCGATTTGAAAATGGTGGTGCTGGACGAGGCAGACCGGATGTTGGACATCGGCTTCCGGCCGGACATCGAAAAAATTCTGCGGAACTGCCCCCAATCGCGGCAAACGCTGCTGCTTTCTGCGACGGTGCCGCCGCCGGTGGAACGGCTGGCGAAGCGCTACATGCGCGATCCGGAAGTGCAGAATTTTTCGCCCAAGGACGTGGCGGTGGAGACGATCGAGCAATTTTATTTCACGGTCGACGCCAACCGCAAATTCGAGCTGCTGGAGAAGCTGCTGCAGCGCGAGCAGCCTCGGCAGGCGATTATTTTTTGCCGGACCAAGAGGGGAACGGAAAAAGTGTATCAGCGGCTTTCGAAAAAGCTGTCCGAAGCGGCCACGATTCATGGCGATTTGCACCAGGGGGCGCGCGATCGCGTGATGGCCGCGTTTCGAGCGGGCGAGGTGCGGTATTTAGTGGCCACCGACGTGGTGGGACGCGGCATCGACGTATCGGGGATTTCGCACATTATCAACTACGATTTGCCCCAATTCTGCGATGATTACGTGCACCGCGTGGGGCGCACCGGCCGCATGGGGCGGGAAGGCGTGGCGTACTCGTTTGTCACTCCCGAGGAAGGAAACGAATTGACGCGGATTGAGATGAGAATCAACCGGCTTCTGCATCGCGATGAAATGCCGGGCATTTCCAACGCGGGAAAACCGGCCGACACGACGGGCATTCCGGCCCATAGCGGCCCCGTGCAGTGGAGACCCGGCGGCGGTTGGGGAAACAGCCAGGAGGAGTATAGCCAGCCCAGCGCCGGCGCGGCGGCGACAGAGGCCGCCAACGCAAGTGAAGCGGGAGCAGCCGGAACAGGCTCCGAACCAAAGAGCGCATCGCCACCGCCGGCCGCGGCAGCGAAACCGGCAACCAAGCGCTATCGCCGGGCGCTTTGA
- the glyA gene encoding serine hydroxymethyltransferase — MNFIEQEDPDVWAAIDAEAQRQQDGLEMIASENYVSPAVMQAVGSVLTNKYAEGYPGRRYYGGCEHVDTVEELARNRAKQLFGAEHANVQPHSGSQANFAVYLSAVQPGDTVLGLDLAHGGHLTHGMKLNISGMLYHFVAYGVTRDTNRLDFDQVARLAREHKPKLIVAGASAYPRQIPHGKFAEISREVGAKLFVDMAHYAGLVAAGLHDNPVGVADFVTTTTHKTLRGPRAGLAMCKTEYAKDLDRNVFPGIQGGPLMHVIAGKAVCFGEALRPDFKIYAQRIMDNAKALAEALMAGGLRLVSGGTDNHLMLVDVTTLGIGGKLAEAALDKAGITVNKNMIPYDERKPMDPSGVRIGTPALTTRGMGPDEMRTIAAWILRALKSAENEAALAEIRGEVSELCQQFPVPAARLGAF, encoded by the coding sequence ATGAATTTTATTGAGCAGGAAGATCCCGATGTTTGGGCCGCCATTGATGCCGAGGCGCAGCGGCAGCAAGACGGGCTGGAAATGATCGCCAGCGAAAATTATGTCAGCCCGGCGGTGATGCAGGCGGTGGGCAGCGTGCTGACGAACAAATATGCAGAAGGGTATCCGGGCCGGCGGTATTACGGCGGCTGCGAGCATGTCGACACCGTGGAAGAACTGGCCCGCAACCGGGCGAAGCAATTATTCGGCGCGGAGCATGCCAACGTGCAGCCGCACTCGGGCAGTCAGGCGAATTTCGCGGTGTATCTTTCGGCGGTGCAGCCGGGCGATACGGTGTTGGGCTTGGACCTGGCCCACGGCGGGCATTTGACGCATGGCATGAAATTGAACATTTCGGGCATGCTGTATCACTTCGTGGCGTACGGCGTGACGCGGGATACTAACCGATTGGATTTCGACCAGGTGGCGCGGCTGGCCCGTGAGCATAAGCCGAAGTTGATTGTGGCCGGGGCCAGCGCTTATCCGCGGCAAATTCCGCATGGGAAGTTTGCGGAAATCTCGCGGGAAGTCGGGGCGAAATTGTTCGTCGACATGGCCCATTACGCCGGGTTGGTGGCGGCGGGTTTGCACGATAATCCCGTGGGTGTCGCCGATTTTGTCACCACGACGACGCACAAAACTTTGCGCGGTCCGCGGGCCGGGCTGGCCATGTGCAAAACGGAATACGCCAAGGATTTGGACCGCAACGTGTTCCCGGGCATTCAAGGCGGGCCGCTGATGCACGTGATTGCCGGCAAGGCGGTGTGCTTTGGCGAGGCGCTGCGGCCCGACTTCAAAATTTACGCGCAGCGAATTATGGATAACGCCAAGGCGCTGGCCGAAGCGCTGATGGCGGGCGGCCTGCGATTAGTCAGCGGTGGGACTGACAACCACTTGATGTTGGTCGACGTCACGACGCTGGGCATCGGCGGCAAGCTGGCGGAAGCGGCGCTCGACAAGGCGGGCATCACCGTGAACAAAAACATGATTCCGTATGACGAGCGCAAGCCGATGGACCCTTCGGGCGTGCGGATTGGCACGCCGGCGCTGACGACGCGCGGCATGGGGCCGGACGAAATGCGAACGATTGCCGCTTGGATTTTGCGGGCGCTTAAGTCGGCGGAGAATGAAGCGGCGCTGGCGGAAATCCGCGGTGAAGTGAGCGAGTTGTGCCAGCAGTTTCCGGTACCGGCGGCGCGATTAGGAGCTTTCTGA
- a CDS encoding DUF4921 family protein — MSELRRNPITGHWVILAENRAARPQEVDIQQVVRTQITCPFCEGNEHCTPSEVLALRAAGSPPDCPGWRVRVVPNKYPAVEALGKINQPLANSQADLVPGAGLHEIIIESPRHLTSVAELSDVQMAEVLEVYRQRLATLRGVRRFRLAVVFKNGGPSAGATLTHLHSQLLAFENGGPNFGDRLPNFQNYTQQHGICPACQMSHELPSDKSRLVARTANFVAFCPSASRMAYETWILPLAHAPHFDAQASESLPELASLLRRVLVKLQQIVKLPAYNYIVHTAPFDTPGCDHYHWHIEILPRTTNLAGFELGTGCYINAVLPERAAAALREV, encoded by the coding sequence ATGTCCGAACTCCGCCGCAATCCGATCACCGGGCATTGGGTGATTCTGGCGGAAAATCGCGCCGCGCGGCCCCAGGAAGTGGATATTCAGCAGGTGGTGCGGACCCAAATTACCTGCCCGTTCTGCGAAGGCAACGAACATTGCACGCCCAGCGAAGTGCTGGCTCTGCGCGCCGCTGGTAGTCCGCCCGACTGTCCCGGCTGGCGCGTTCGCGTGGTGCCCAACAAATATCCGGCGGTGGAAGCGCTTGGCAAAATCAATCAACCGCTAGCCAATTCTCAAGCCGACCTCGTACCCGGTGCGGGTCTGCACGAAATCATCATCGAATCACCACGCCATTTGACCAGCGTTGCCGAACTGAGCGATGTGCAAATGGCCGAGGTATTGGAAGTTTACCGCCAGCGCCTGGCCACACTGCGAGGTGTACGTCGCTTTCGTTTGGCCGTTGTATTCAAAAACGGCGGACCATCAGCCGGGGCCACGCTAACTCATTTGCACAGCCAATTGCTGGCATTCGAAAACGGCGGACCAAACTTTGGCGACCGCCTTCCAAATTTTCAGAACTACACCCAACAACATGGCATTTGTCCCGCGTGCCAGATGTCCCACGAACTGCCCAGCGACAAGAGCCGCCTCGTGGCCCGTACTGCCAACTTTGTGGCTTTTTGCCCTTCTGCCTCGCGGATGGCTTACGAAACCTGGATTCTGCCGCTGGCCCACGCGCCCCATTTCGATGCCCAGGCTTCGGAAAGTCTGCCGGAATTGGCCAGCTTGCTGCGCAGGGTGCTCGTTAAACTCCAGCAGATCGTTAAACTGCCCGCCTACAATTACATCGTTCATACCGCCCCCTTTGACACACCCGGTTGCGACCACTATCACTGGCATATAGAGATTCTTCCGCGCACCACGAACCTGGCGGGCTTTGAATTGGGCACCGGCTGCTACATCAACGCGGTCTTGCCCGAGCGGGCCGCGGCGGCACTCCGCGAAGTGTAA
- the glgA gene encoding glycogen synthase GlgA gives MKIVLATSEAVPFAKTGGLADVCGALPQELHRLGHQVTVVMPAYRSVFQAGVSIEATGIPLNIRIGRNSIAGRLLRGKFPGSQVPVYFVDQPGYYDRDGLYQTAGKDYPDNCERFVFFSRAVLEAVRLLELDVDILHCNDWQTGLLPAYHKIEYRGVPRFERTASLITVHNLAFQGTFWHWDMLLTGLDWKYFNWHQMEFFGQLNLLKTGLAFADAINTVSPRYAEEIQTAPLGCGLEGLLQQRRSVLSGIINGVDYSQWNPLTDPHLPAKYNSANVREGKAKCRAALQQEFGLPKDNGAAPVVAFVGRLTEQKGIELLIAAISEWVQSTGVQWVILGTGEPKYQEQLQTLAQRHRQKVGVKFEFSERLAHLIEAGADIFLMPSRFEPCGLSQLYSLKYGAVPIVRATGGLADTVINATDETLAAGTATGFSFHDYSAFALSETLRRAVGLFAKPEVWNKMVAAGMQQDWSWGRSAREYTALYERTLARVRSGDTAKI, from the coding sequence TTGAAAATTGTTTTGGCCACTAGCGAGGCGGTCCCCTTTGCCAAAACCGGCGGTCTGGCCGATGTTTGCGGCGCGCTGCCCCAGGAGTTGCATCGCCTGGGACATCAAGTGACGGTCGTCATGCCGGCCTATCGTTCGGTGTTTCAAGCCGGCGTATCGATCGAAGCCACCGGCATTCCGCTCAATATTCGCATCGGCCGCAACAGCATTGCCGGTCGGCTGCTTCGCGGAAAATTTCCCGGCTCCCAAGTGCCCGTCTATTTTGTCGATCAACCCGGCTATTACGACCGGGACGGTCTGTACCAAACCGCCGGCAAAGATTACCCCGACAACTGCGAGCGGTTTGTGTTCTTCAGCCGCGCGGTGTTGGAGGCCGTGCGTTTGCTGGAATTGGATGTCGATATTTTGCATTGCAACGATTGGCAAACCGGCCTCTTGCCGGCGTATCACAAAATCGAATATCGCGGCGTTCCGCGCTTTGAGCGAACGGCCTCGCTCATCACCGTTCACAATTTGGCGTTCCAGGGAACGTTTTGGCATTGGGACATGCTGCTCACCGGGTTGGATTGGAAGTATTTCAACTGGCATCAAATGGAATTCTTCGGTCAGTTGAATCTTCTCAAAACCGGCTTGGCATTCGCCGACGCCATCAATACGGTCAGCCCACGCTATGCCGAGGAAATTCAAACCGCTCCCTTGGGTTGCGGCTTAGAGGGTTTATTGCAGCAGCGCCGCAGCGTGTTGTCGGGAATCATCAACGGCGTGGACTATTCGCAATGGAATCCGCTAACCGATCCTCATCTCCCCGCGAAATACAATTCAGCCAACGTGCGCGAAGGGAAAGCCAAGTGCCGGGCAGCGCTGCAACAGGAATTTGGTTTGCCCAAAGATAACGGCGCAGCGCCCGTTGTGGCGTTCGTCGGGCGACTGACAGAACAAAAGGGAATTGAATTGCTCATCGCTGCCATTTCCGAATGGGTTCAGTCGACCGGTGTGCAATGGGTGATACTGGGAACCGGCGAGCCCAAATACCAGGAGCAATTGCAAACGCTGGCCCAGCGCCATCGGCAAAAAGTGGGCGTAAAGTTCGAATTCTCCGAACGGCTGGCCCATTTGATCGAAGCCGGCGCCGACATCTTCCTCATGCCCAGCCGCTTCGAACCCTGCGGCCTCAGCCAGCTCTACAGCCTGAAGTATGGCGCCGTGCCCATCGTGCGGGCCACCGGCGGCCTGGCCGATACCGTCATCAACGCCACTGACGAAACGCTGGCCGCGGGCACAGCCACCGGTTTTAGCTTTCACGATTACAGCGCTTTTGCCCTCAGCGAAACCCTCCGCCGGGCCGTGGGTTTGTTCGCCAAACCCGAAGTCTGGAATAAAATGGTCGCCGCCGGCATGCAGCAAGATTGGTCGTGGGGTCGCAGCGCGCGGGAATACACAGCGCTGTACGAGCGCACGCTCGCTCGAGTCCGCAGTGGCGATACTGCCAAGATTTGA
- a CDS encoding RNA polymerase sigma factor, producing the protein MSELDVRQISENYLARIHRAALVLTGNPWDADDLTQETFLVLSRELPRFRGSSSIYTWLYGILLNLDRNRRRSGARRRNKLRVLWSTESGVDKLAPAAETPLEIKEWNRSLWRLVADLPTPQRHALVLRFSGQLPYEEIAEVLRCPVGTVKSRIFHGVAGLREAMLAEHRPSSESQPAVPGNIHHVN; encoded by the coding sequence ATGAGTGAGCTCGACGTTCGACAGATTAGCGAGAATTATTTGGCGCGGATTCATCGTGCTGCGTTGGTGTTGACCGGCAATCCGTGGGATGCGGACGACTTGACGCAAGAAACGTTTTTGGTGCTGTCACGGGAATTGCCGCGCTTTCGGGGCAGCAGCAGCATTTACACCTGGCTATACGGAATTCTCTTGAATTTAGATCGCAATCGGCGGCGCAGCGGCGCGAGACGGCGAAACAAGCTCCGCGTGCTATGGAGTACCGAAAGCGGCGTCGATAAATTGGCGCCTGCGGCGGAAACGCCACTGGAAATCAAGGAATGGAATCGCAGCCTGTGGAGACTGGTGGCCGATTTACCAACTCCGCAGCGGCACGCTTTGGTTTTGCGCTTCAGTGGGCAACTGCCCTACGAGGAAATTGCGGAAGTACTGCGTTGCCCTGTGGGGACCGTTAAATCTCGAATCTTTCACGGCGTGGCCGGCTTGCGTGAAGCCATGTTGGCCGAACATCGCCCCAGCAGCGAGTCGCAGCCTGCAGTGCCAGGAAACATTCACCATGTCAATTGA
- a CDS encoding sterol desaturase family protein, with protein sequence MNWYAMGVGTAWAVGGFIFGTFVEYWGHRFMHAVTWGPGKTHREHHARGTAQGVLLEFWDYFKYTWVLMWPPFLISLPAGIGWVIGANAFIFFSAFGHQVQHENPKRCFWMPRPVHFMHHAHNQWHHNFGLSLDIWDRIFGTYQPLQWEDRLKPEQAAAATRKFWQINWLWGGNAEAERRMEEERQKKMESAKQIAKS encoded by the coding sequence ATGAATTGGTATGCCATGGGCGTCGGCACAGCATGGGCCGTCGGCGGATTCATCTTTGGCACCTTCGTCGAGTATTGGGGTCACCGCTTCATGCACGCCGTCACCTGGGGACCCGGAAAAACTCATCGGGAACATCATGCCCGCGGAACGGCACAGGGGGTTTTGTTGGAATTCTGGGATTATTTCAAGTACACCTGGGTCCTCATGTGGCCGCCGTTTTTAATTTCGCTTCCGGCAGGAATTGGTTGGGTGATTGGAGCCAATGCCTTTATTTTTTTCTCCGCGTTCGGCCATCAAGTTCAACACGAAAATCCCAAACGCTGCTTCTGGATGCCCCGACCCGTGCATTTCATGCATCATGCGCACAACCAGTGGCATCATAATTTCGGACTGTCGCTGGATATTTGGGACCGCATCTTCGGCACCTATCAGCCGCTGCAGTGGGAAGATCGTTTGAAGCCCGAGCAAGCAGCGGCAGCCACGCGCAAGTTCTGGCAAATCAACTGGCTCTGGGGCGGCAATGCCGAAGCCGAACGCCGCATGGAAGAAGAACGGCAAAAAAAAATGGAAAGCGCAAAGCAAATCGCCAAATCATAA
- a CDS encoding replication-associated recombination protein A — protein sequence MSLFAAAEAENRRQAQPLAARMRPESLDDFVGQEHFLGEGKLLRRLLAADRLGSVIFYGPPGTGKTTLAHLLATASRSMFQPMSAVASGVKELREVLDEARDRLAAAGQRTLLFIDEIHRFNRAQQDVLLPDVEEGVVILVGATTQNPFFALTSALVSRSRIFEFKPLSIDHIKAIIRRALADAQHGLGHEQVSLDDGALQFLAEVSDGDARRALGALEIGVLSSPERPLRFTKALAQESVQRKAVDYDASGDAHYDAASALIKSIRGSDPDAAIYWLARMLEGGEEVRFLTRRLVILASEDVGNADPHALPLAVAAMQACEFVGLPECQLTLAQAVAYLACAPKSNAATVAIGEAVHDVRDGRLLPVPVQLRDKHYQGAERLGHGKGYEYSHNAPGAIAAQDYLGIEREYYRPVDRGFEKELASRLEKIRARLREAKKQ from the coding sequence ATGTCCCTCTTCGCCGCCGCCGAAGCCGAAAACCGCCGCCAGGCCCAACCGCTGGCGGCACGCATGCGCCCCGAATCGCTCGACGACTTCGTCGGCCAGGAGCATTTCCTGGGCGAAGGAAAATTGTTGCGCCGCCTGTTGGCCGCAGACCGCTTGGGCTCGGTCATTTTTTACGGCCCGCCCGGCACCGGCAAAACAACGCTGGCGCATCTGTTGGCGACGGCCAGCCGCAGCATGTTTCAGCCCATGAGCGCCGTCGCCAGCGGCGTAAAAGAACTGCGCGAAGTGCTCGACGAAGCCCGCGACCGTCTCGCCGCCGCCGGCCAACGCACGCTGCTATTCATTGACGAAATTCATCGCTTCAACCGCGCCCAGCAAGATGTGCTCCTGCCCGACGTGGAAGAAGGCGTGGTAATATTGGTCGGCGCCACCACCCAAAATCCCTTCTTCGCGCTCACCAGCGCCTTGGTCAGCCGCAGCCGCATTTTCGAGTTCAAACCCCTGTCCATCGACCACATCAAAGCCATCATTCGCCGCGCTCTGGCCGACGCGCAACACGGCCTCGGCCACGAACAAGTTTCGCTCGACGACGGCGCCCTGCAATTTCTGGCCGAAGTCAGCGATGGCGACGCCCGCCGCGCCCTGGGCGCTTTGGAAATCGGCGTCCTCTCGTCACCCGAGCGCCCGTTGCGGTTCACCAAAGCGCTGGCGCAAGAATCGGTGCAGCGCAAGGCCGTCGACTACGATGCCAGCGGCGACGCCCATTACGACGCTGCCAGCGCGCTCATCAAAAGCATCCGCGGCAGCGATCCCGATGCGGCCATTTACTGGCTGGCCCGCATGCTGGAAGGGGGCGAAGAAGTCCGCTTTCTCACCCGCCGCCTCGTGATTTTAGCCAGTGAAGATGTCGGCAACGCCGATCCGCACGCGCTGCCGTTGGCCGTCGCCGCCATGCAAGCCTGCGAGTTCGTCGGCTTGCCCGAATGTCAGTTGACGCTGGCCCAAGCGGTGGCTTACTTGGCCTGCGCGCCCAAAAGCAACGCCGCCACCGTGGCGATCGGCGAAGCCGTGCACGATGTCCGCGACGGCCGATTGCTACCGGTGCCGGTGCAACTGCGCGACAAGCATTACCAGGGCGCCGAGCGGCTGGGCCACGGCAAAGGCTACGAGTATTCGCACAATGCGCCAGGCGCCATCGCCGCGCAAGACTACTTGGGCATCGAGCGCGAATACTATCGCCCCGTCGATCGCGGCTTCGAAAAAGAACTGGCCTCGCGCCTGGAAAAAATTCGCGCCCGCCTGCGCGAAGCAAAAAAACAGTAG
- a CDS encoding PA0069 family radical SAM protein, with protein sequence MQPLQQPPQHIVGRGAQIEPTNRFEKVSTHADWQQLEHDELAAQNQRRIPTEFFPDHTRSLITHNDSPDIPFTHSINPYRGCEHGCAYCYARPGHEYLGMNAGLDFETKVLYKPDAARLLRAELCKPSWNGREVIAMSGVTDCYQPAERRLKITRSCIEVLVEARQAFGIITKNALILRDLDLLAPHAAQRMCAINLSVTTLDADLARDLEPRTSPPDSRLRAVKELSTAGVPVRVMVAPIIPGLTDVEIPAILEAAAQAGACGAGWQMLRLPWAVRPIFEDWLARNRPLQRDRVIARIQDVRGGKMNDYQFGRRMRGQGEYTDGIADTFRVFKHKFGLNRDLPPLDTTQFHPPRSADGQLTLF encoded by the coding sequence ATGCAGCCACTTCAACAACCTCCACAGCATATCGTCGGCCGCGGGGCCCAAATCGAGCCGACCAATCGGTTCGAAAAAGTTTCCACCCACGCCGATTGGCAGCAGCTCGAACACGACGAATTGGCCGCCCAAAACCAGCGCCGCATTCCCACCGAATTCTTCCCCGACCACACCCGCAGCCTCATCACTCACAACGACAGCCCCGACATTCCATTCACGCACAGCATCAATCCTTATCGAGGTTGTGAGCATGGCTGCGCCTACTGTTACGCTCGCCCCGGACACGAATACCTGGGCATGAACGCCGGCCTCGATTTTGAAACCAAAGTGCTGTACAAGCCCGATGCCGCCCGCCTGCTCCGCGCCGAACTATGCAAACCGTCGTGGAATGGCCGCGAAGTCATCGCCATGTCCGGCGTGACCGATTGCTACCAACCCGCCGAGCGCCGCCTGAAAATCACCCGCTCTTGCATCGAAGTTCTAGTCGAAGCCCGCCAAGCGTTTGGCATCATCACCAAAAACGCCCTCATCCTGCGCGATCTTGATTTGCTCGCCCCTCATGCTGCGCAGAGAATGTGCGCGATCAATCTTTCCGTCACCACACTCGATGCTGATTTAGCTCGCGATCTGGAACCGCGCACCAGTCCCCCAGACAGCCGGCTGCGCGCTGTGAAAGAACTTTCCACCGCCGGTGTACCAGTGCGCGTCATGGTCGCACCCATCATTCCCGGCCTTACCGACGTAGAAATCCCCGCCATTTTGGAAGCCGCCGCCCAGGCCGGCGCTTGTGGCGCAGGCTGGCAAATGTTGCGGCTCCCCTGGGCCGTGCGACCAATTTTCGAAGATTGGCTGGCCCGCAACCGGCCGCTGCAGCGAGACCGTGTAATCGCCCGCATTCAAGATGTCCGCGGCGGGAAAATGAATGATTACCAATTCGGCCGCCGCATGCGTGGTCAAGGCGAATACACCGACGGCATCGCCGACACGTTCCGCGTCTTCAAACACAAGTTCGGCCTGAACCGCGACCTGCCGCCGCTCGACACCACCCAATTCCACCCCCCGCGCTCCGCCGACGGCCAACTCACGCTGTTTTAA
- a CDS encoding DUF488 family protein, with protein sequence MNRPQISTYRLGSPRTKHEGLRLGTVRHLPRGVPRSEYARRDFFDVWLPLVAPSRELLAAFKDGKKTPQQFFRAYQAEMQRPEARHTIELLAAISRRTPIAVGCFCEDETRCHRSVLIELIRAAGKHLP encoded by the coding sequence ATGAATCGCCCACAAATTTCGACATATCGCCTCGGTTCCCCGCGAACAAAGCACGAAGGCCTGCGTCTGGGCACGGTCCGGCATCTGCCGCGCGGTGTCCCTCGCAGTGAATATGCCCGGCGCGACTTCTTCGACGTCTGGCTCCCGCTGGTCGCCCCCAGCCGGGAATTGCTCGCCGCATTCAAAGACGGCAAAAAAACTCCGCAACAATTCTTTCGCGCTTATCAAGCGGAAATGCAGCGCCCCGAAGCCCGGCACACCATCGAATTGCTCGCCGCCATCAGCCGCCGCACCCCAATTGCGGTCGGCTGCTTCTGCGAAGACGAAACCCGCTGCCACCGCTCAGTCCTGATCGAACTGATTCGTGCCGCCGGCAAACACTTGCCGTAA